gcagcgtggagtggcatatgtgggaggcagcgtggagtggtatatgtgggaggcagcgtggagtggtatacgtgggaggcagcgtggcatatgtgggaggcagcgtggagtggcatatgtgggaggcagcgtggagtgctgtggtaggcagcgtggcatatgtgggggggcagcatggcatatgtgggaggcagcgtggcaagcctgggctcaaatgtgcatcaatTGGGGTTGGCtgtttgggaaataaagacaagaaatgcattttatcaaagtcttttttattctgctgtttgtatttaacataatttgtttattaaattattttaaataaataaaaatttacattccttttttttatccgattaatcgaaaaaataatcggccaactaatcgatttatgaaaataatcgttagttgcagccctacttaatAGTACAAAGCAGTCTGCACTTGTGCTATGGAGAACTCACaactttaaatacttaaatgatttaacaaaatacagagtGGAAATTTTATTTCAACGAACAATCAGTCATAACCTAAATCTAGCAGGTCAAAAGCTTAGGTGCAATATAACGGTGTTTTAGTTTACTAAGGGGGTGAAAGATAAGTAGAACaaccacccagcagaagtggtagaggctaatacagtgagagagtATAACCGCTTTATGCCTCTATGGACGTACAAGGCGACGAGATTCTCGTTTAGGACGTATCTGTCGGCCTTATTTGCAGCGGCAAGAATATTTAAACTTGGTTTAAATGTTTATGGCTATCCTCAATCTAACGCAAAAAACaagcagactaggtgggccgcACGGTTCTACCTGCCACCAAGTTCTGTTTCGTGTTTACATagggttgttttgtttttttgttttttttttatctctgtcATAGGAAGAACCCTGCTTACAACAGGATAATAGTCatattcttaaagggacactcaggCTGTCGCATCCGCTCTAATGCTTATGATAGCAGCGTGATTTCCATGTTCTCCTCCTTTATACATTTGCGTTCATCCAACCTCCTCTCTGCTCACCCGATAATACTTTCCTCTTGCGCTCAGGGAACACTATGAAAAAAAGCTCCATTGGTGGCAAAAAAAGTAGATTGCAATACCAGCTTTCAACTAAAAGACCATGTTTATTCTCCATCACTGCTCATGGCTGCTGTGCGTGTCTGTGAGATGAGCTCCGCTGAGAACGGCTGTGCTGTATCCTAAATCTCGTTTAACTCCGTGTTAAATGATTCCTCCTCAATCCTGCCATCTATTTTATTTCCCCTTATCtttcatgtaattttattttgaagcaATGATGAaccttcttccttcttctttgtTTTCAGGTTGATAGTAGTAAAGAGTCAGCAGAAGCTGCTTGTGATATCCTGTCCCAGCTTGTAAACTGCTCTCTGAAAACTCTTGGACTTATTTCCACTGCTAGACCAAGCTTCATGGATTTACCAAAGGTACGCTAACACGTGAAATATATTGTACTGTGGACTATACAGatattaaaggggaagtcccgtGGAAGAAACATATGCTGAGTATTTCTTATAGTATGTTTAATTTGCAGTTAAACCAGATTAGCTTTAAGTCATAATTTGAGATtctaatacataaaaattactTAACTGTAAATTATGCTTGTAGCTTGTATTTTCAAAAACACgtttattatttgttgtaaGTTTAAGGTGCCTTTTCAAAAGCTTATATCTGTAAATGTGTTAAGCTTTGTACATCCTTTGTGGCGCTCAAATTATGAGTGGTGTCATCGAAATGTAATTTTACTAgataacttttttgttttataaaatcccccaaatatctttatttctgtgtgtttgaaaacaaatatcttacttaccgtattggctcggatataggccgcccccgtatataggccccACCCTAaaatttggtgcttttttaaagaaaaagttttttttctttaaaaaagcaccaaaaaacatgctgccactctgtcctccctccccgagatatgctgccactgtcccccccgagatatgctgccactgtcctccctccccgagatatgctaccactgtcccccccgagatatgctgccactgtcctcctctgccccccctgagatacgctgccactgtcctcctcctccccccccgagatatgctgtcactgtcctccctccccgagatatgctgccactgtcctcctcctccctccctccccgagatatgctaccactgtcctcctcctccctccctccccgagatatgctaccactgtcctcctcctccctccctccctccccgagatatgctaccactgtcctccctccccgagatatgctgccactgtccccccccccgagatacgctaccactgtcctcctcctccctccctccccgagatatgctgccactgtcctcctcctccctccctccccgagatatgctaccactgtcctcctcttccctccctccccgagatatgctaccactgtcctccctccccgagatatgctaccactgtcctccctccccgagatatgctaccactgtcctcctctgcccccccccccccccgacttaccggagcagactcccgggtgtcttgcgggggacatctacgcaatacaacttccggtgccggcatagatgtcccccgccggccccgcaagacacccgggagtctgctccggtaagtccggggggggggcagaggtaaaacgcatcgtgcggatggtccgcacgatgcgcttagacaacctcccgtgccggcacacaacctaaccccccccccccgggaagtgacttaaagtgggggaaaaaagtgcgaactatattcgagccaatacggtaatttgtaccatttaatattttccttGGACTAACACAGAAGAAAAGTAGATttgatttttgttgttgttgttgcagTCACACTTCATATCTGCTCTTACGGTCGTGTTTGTAAACTCAAAATCCCTTTCATCGCTCAAAATTGACGACACTCCTGTTGATGACCCATCTTTGAAGGTACTTGTGGCAAACAACAGCGACACGTTGAAGCTTCTAAAGATGAGCAGTTGCCCGCATGTTTCTCCAGCAGGTGAGGCTGATTCTATTGTTCCAAAACTTGAAGGAACTGCTTTCCAAGATTAGTGAAAATGCGTGTTTTTACACAAGGTTGCAAGGGAGGCTTCTGATCTCATCATCACAGGTGTACCCAGCTCCACTTATCCCAAATGGGCAGAACCGTATAGGTGGTAGCGACCAAGAGGAGGCAGCCGTGGGCACTGCTTAGTCCAGAGCTAGGGTTGTGCCTGTCCTAAATATATGGTTGCATAAAAAGGTGTTTGTATTGCAAGATGGTTGGCTTATTACAATCTAAAACTATTTCAAACTTTCTATTTGAAAAGCAGCTACTTAGAGGCAAGTATCTGTTATACAGCTTCATATTAATACATAATGTACTTTTCAATGTTTCAGGGGTTCAGATTTTTAATTTGGTCTACTTTAAAATGgaattctttttaaatgtaacacCCTTCAAATATGTCAACATATGGCCAGTGTTTACAACATAATTATCTTGATATGGTAGTGCATACCAGTCTGTCCAGTTATGTACGGCCCTTGTAACCATTGAGCCCTTATGAGGCAAATCATGTGCGTAACATAACTCTCCCCTCTTCATGTCAAGGGCAACGGCCTATAATCTTATGAATATAACGTTTTTGGCCagtgttatatttaataatgatttaatctTCTCGTTCTAGGTATCCTATGTGTGGCTGATCAGTGTCATGGTTTGCGGGAGTTGGCCTTGAACTATTATTTGCTGAGCGATGAGTTGCTTCTCGCGTTATCTTCGGAGAAACATGTCCGGTTGGAGCACCTTCGTATTGATGTTGTGAGCGAGAATCCAGGACAAACACATTTCCACACAATTCAGAAAAGCAGCTGGGATGCTTTGATAAAGCATTCTCCTAAAGTGAACCTGGTCATGTACTTCTTTCTCTATGAAGAGGAGTTCGATCCGTTTTTCCGCTACGAAACCCCAGTTACGCATCTATACTTTGGGAGATCCGTAAGCAAAGAAGTGCTTGGAAGAGTTGGAATGACGTGTCCTCGGCTGGTGGAGCTTGTTGTGTGTGCAAATGGACTCCGGCCTCTCGATGAAGAGTTGATTCGTATCGCAGAACGTTGCAAGAGTCTGACAGCCATTGGACTTGGAGAGTGTGAAGTCTCTTGCTCAGCTTTTGTTGAGTTTGTAAAGATGTGTGGTGGCCGTCTCTCCCAGCTTTCCATAATGGAGGAAGTCTTAATCCCAGATCAGaaatataatttggagcagATTCACTGGGAAGTGTCAAAGCACCTTGGCCGAGTTTGGTTCCCAGATATGATGCCTACCTGGTAGAAACCAAAACTGGTATTCGACCCACTGGTTATTTGAAAGAGCACCTTACCTTTTCAGATTTAATGCATGAGAACCTACTATATTTCTTTGTTCACTGCttcatttagaaaatgtatgtaGGAGATAATTTATACATGAAGAATTGCAATGGGGACCATCACGCTGCATTgggttttgttttgtatattttatgttgggttaaaatatattgtgtaaaaaataaatgacgAGACTAGGTGTAACTGGGGTGCACTTTTTGTAAGTGATTTCCTTTCATTGTAAAATATTTGGctttattataaaccatgaaacataattgttgtttttataaagtttattttctcCTTCCGTATTCTTTCTGAATGCTTTGTTTAATGATATTTCTTGCTCCAAACCCAAAAACAAGTAAACGTTTTGTTGATGGGAACTTGAATTCATCACAGGACATCGGACTGAACGCTTGTATAACTCGCATCCTCGGTGGAACAGCGATCTCTGTATCTGACCTATTCAGTAAATCAACTAGTGATGTCCGACAGGTGCCGTGAAATGAGACCATCAAGCAAGTTTTAGGATTATTGTCCCAAGCTATAGTCAGAAGTTCTACTCTTCTACTTGATATAATGCAGTTGAAGAAACGGTAAAGGAAATTCTAAAGCATCCTCATGATACAGacatttattgtattatgtagtgtgtgtgtgtgtgtgtacagatAAATCTGCCCCACTGGCTTTAATCCATTAATCTGTAATGACACTGTTTTTATGTCAAATACAAATTGCTCGTGTTGTAAATAGATACAAAAGATTGCTTGGCCAGTGTTGACCTTATGATGCGTGCAAACTAGTACAACACAATGATCATTTTATCTATATAGTGTCTGCTCTAAAGGCTTCTAGTGGCGGTAGGAGTAGTACTTGCATGGAATCGTTGTCCTTGAGGTGATTCCTTGAAGGAAGGAGTCGTAGTAGGAGGCTTTCTATCCAACTCTAGAGAGTTCACAGGGATGAGATCTTTTTCAGTTATGATTGCAGAAGACTTGAGAACTCCATTGGGGTTTATGCACTAAAGAGGGGCTCCATATGATGATTTCATAATGCTTTATTCTAAAGGGCAATTCCTGACCAGCTCATCCTACAAGGAGTTCTGGCCTAGCCCTTCACCTAATATGCAAGGTGGTTTTGAAGAACGTTTTCTTTTGGCTTGTGTATTATACAGATTATACAGGTCTTTTCTGTGAGATACTCTGCATATATTTTTACCGATCTTTAAAGAACCGTTAATTTCATGACCTTTAAGGCATTTATAAAGCTATTTATCtaaaaatctgtaaaataaacaggTGGTATGAATGGAACTTGTTGTGGTGAGCTAACAGTATAGTTTCACTCAATCAAGTGATACTGAGCAGTATAACGCGTGGCTCTTATGGAGTGCTACTCCATTTTCCCATAAAAGCATGAAGGCACGATTTGTGGAGGGTAGGCCCCTCTACAACTTCTTCTAGTGCTCTAGCTGACAAACTAACTTAACTACCACACTGGCCTTCATGGCTCTTTGCCCCATAAAGCCGATGTGTATGTATGACGTCCGCGCGTGTATGACAACATACGTGAATCTCCCTGGACAGTGAGGACGGCTTGATCCACCGCCATGGCATGAAATTCGATCAACATGGTAAGATACGAAGAGGGGGGAGTattgctgtgtgtatatgtgtgtgtgtgtgtgtgtgtgtgtgtgtgtacgtgtatatgtgtatgtatgtgtgtgtgtgtgtgtgtgtatatatatacacatatatatatatatatacatatatatatatatatatatatatatatatatatatacatacacatacatacatacacatacaaaggGGGGGGTTGCTGTGGATTGTACACCtgtgtatatatttgaaatTAAGAATGTATTATTTGCACAAATCTGCtttctataagaaaaaaaaa
This sequence is a window from Spea bombifrons isolate aSpeBom1 chromosome 2, aSpeBom1.2.pri, whole genome shotgun sequence. Protein-coding genes within it:
- the FBXL3 gene encoding F-box/LRR-repeat protein 3 isoform X2; amino-acid sequence: MKKGRKASEASIGFSGGQLEERSKKQKKTDKFADLPKMHDWGNLLPDIILQIFQYLPLLDRAHASQVCRNWNHVFHMPDLWRCFEFELNQPATSYLKATHPDLIKQIIKRHSNHLQYVSFKVDSSKESAEAACDILSQLVNCSLKTLGLISTARPSFMDLPKSHFISALTVVFVNSKSLSSLKIDDTPVDDPSLKVLVANNSDTLKLLKMSSCPHVSPAGILCVADQCHGLRELALNYYLLSDELLLALSSEKHVRLEHLRIDVVSENPGQTHFHTIQKSSWDALIKHSPKVNLVMYFFLYEEEFDPFFRYETPVTHLYFGRSVSKEVLGRVGMTCPRLVELVVCANGLRPLDEELIRIAERCKSLTAIGLGECEVSCSAFVEFVKMCGGRLSQLSIMEEVLIPDQKYNLEQIHWEVSKHLGRVWFPDMMPTW
- the FBXL3 gene encoding F-box/LRR-repeat protein 3 isoform X1, with the protein product MGAVVGLFIYYVRMKKGRKASEASIGFSGGQLEERSKKQKKTDKFADLPKMHDWGNLLPDIILQIFQYLPLLDRAHASQVCRNWNHVFHMPDLWRCFEFELNQPATSYLKATHPDLIKQIIKRHSNHLQYVSFKVDSSKESAEAACDILSQLVNCSLKTLGLISTARPSFMDLPKSHFISALTVVFVNSKSLSSLKIDDTPVDDPSLKVLVANNSDTLKLLKMSSCPHVSPAGILCVADQCHGLRELALNYYLLSDELLLALSSEKHVRLEHLRIDVVSENPGQTHFHTIQKSSWDALIKHSPKVNLVMYFFLYEEEFDPFFRYETPVTHLYFGRSVSKEVLGRVGMTCPRLVELVVCANGLRPLDEELIRIAERCKSLTAIGLGECEVSCSAFVEFVKMCGGRLSQLSIMEEVLIPDQKYNLEQIHWEVSKHLGRVWFPDMMPTW